A part of Agromyces protaetiae genomic DNA contains:
- a CDS encoding nucleotidyltransferase translates to MTLLDIPTRTSAVEHALNEARSRIQVTPEELDEARRRRDALAAALKREFGGRTYVNGSIAHGDALNPLTDVDLGVVIPDPDGLYGPGLRGPGALQERAAAAIRRELKDEYPKLRVEHLNRRRSILVRFGDPVTPGQADFTADVITAIDNRTGAGLYIPNYRTWDRSDPERHTEMVKQANDASRSTFARGTRLMKHWNRKHDKPICSWNIKALALGCISGWVTMTDYISTWLNHAIEQLSIGETPDPAGVAGPIKINEKFTRLQVVAAFRQAKADLDLALQYEREGYPILALNQLAIFFGDEAVMPKPDQDEVKRVARERWRGKNPSLVSTPAATSSTSAYGDRLPCARGRADARS, encoded by the coding sequence ATGACGCTCTTGGATATCCCGACCCGCACCAGCGCCGTGGAGCACGCGCTCAACGAAGCGCGCTCGCGCATCCAGGTCACACCCGAGGAACTCGACGAGGCGCGTCGACGGCGCGACGCGCTCGCCGCTGCGCTCAAGCGCGAGTTCGGCGGGCGCACCTACGTCAACGGCAGCATCGCTCACGGTGACGCGCTCAACCCCCTGACCGACGTCGACCTCGGCGTCGTGATCCCGGACCCGGACGGTCTCTACGGGCCGGGCCTGCGCGGTCCCGGCGCACTCCAGGAGCGCGCGGCCGCCGCGATCCGCCGCGAACTGAAAGACGAGTACCCAAAGCTGCGAGTAGAGCACCTCAACCGCCGTCGCTCCATCCTCGTGCGGTTTGGTGACCCCGTGACGCCCGGCCAGGCAGACTTCACTGCCGATGTCATCACGGCCATCGACAATCGCACGGGTGCGGGGCTCTACATCCCGAACTACCGCACCTGGGATCGCAGCGACCCCGAACGACACACGGAGATGGTGAAGCAGGCGAACGATGCGAGTCGCTCGACGTTCGCGCGCGGCACCCGGCTCATGAAGCACTGGAACCGCAAGCACGACAAGCCGATCTGCTCGTGGAACATTAAGGCCCTCGCGCTCGGCTGCATCAGCGGGTGGGTGACCATGACGGACTACATCAGCACCTGGCTCAACCACGCCATCGAGCAACTGAGCATCGGCGAGACGCCCGATCCCGCGGGGGTCGCCGGGCCGATCAAGATCAACGAGAAGTTCACCCGGCTCCAGGTCGTCGCCGCGTTCCGGCAAGCGAAGGCCGACCTCGATCTCGCACTCCAATATGAGCGGGAGGGCTACCCGATCCTCGCGCTCAACCAGCTCGCCATCTTCTTCGGCGACGAGGCCGTGATGCCCAAGCCCGACCAGGATGAGGTGAAGCGCGTCGCGCGGGAACGGTGGCGCGGGAAGAACCCGTCGCTCGTGTCCACGCCCGCAGCCACCTCGTCCACGTCCGCCTACGGGGATCGCCTCCCGTGCGCTCGTGGGCGTGCTGATGCCCGATCCTGA